CACCTGTGAAGATAATATCAGTATCGGATGAGGAAGATCTTATTTTCTGTATGGAGAGATATTGTTTTAGTCAAAAGAATGGATAATATTCAAGAGAAAAGGGCGAGGGAAAAGTTCCGATCATGGGAAAGAAAATACAGCAGTGTTTACCAGGAAAGTAGCTGGTTGAATCCATCAAACACGAGACAGAGACTTTAATTTAGAGGCACCTGGGGCAAGAAAAATGGGCCTTGTTGAAGTTTCTAGAGACCAttcaaaaatgataaaaaaagtCAAAGTAACTTCCTTTCATAGCCTAATCCAGTGAATCTACAGAGCAATTAAGAGCGTAGAAATCAGAGACAAGTTAAGACCAAAAAGTGTCGAAGTTGTAGACTTCTTGTCACGAATGGCTTCCGCTTCCATCGTGGAGGTTGAGAATCTTACATAGACTACCAGCAGTTATATGAAGCAACAAGATTCTTTGTTATAGTAGTTGATCTTCTTGCATGAGAGAATCAGAgattttccattgttttctAAAAAACTTTATAATcctagtccaaccctgagtcGGATAGGTCAGGTTGAGATAACTCAGCCcccaatttattttttctttagaagtatttttgccttttttatCATCTTTTGAAGAAATTCTTGAAATCAAGCCGAACTTTGTTGGGCTCagtccagcccagcccagcccagcccgtcTCTAATTGACCTTGATCGGACTGGGTTGACAATGATTGACCCTGATACTTGCTAGGGcctggttggccctgattgatcagtctcatgtgattgggtattgatttgtttcatactcaattggcTATTAGAGTTTTCTTTGGCAGAAAAAACTTAGcacaatcttaaaattttaaatactttggttcaatagataattaaccTTTTTGGGTAAACCAATAGGTAATTacatactaaacaaaaattgtaaaatttaatcaataaatgtaaagcataaccttacatagggtcgggctgggcttagCCTGAAGCCTTTACCTttgcccagcccgaccctgaccccaggcttgaaaatttcaaccctaatccgccctcagggttgaaaaatccagcccatgACCTGTTTGGGCTTGGGCAGACAggaccaaacttacacccctaccaTCAGTCCATGTAGAATTCCCATCGACCCAGTATTACATACCTTGGATTATCCAATTATTACTTCTAATGgtagttttaatttagtttctaaTGAGGCAAGTTAGCTTATGTCATTTATTGTAAAAACAAGATTATTGGTACTTGTGCAAACTATTGGTACACAGATAGTCCACAAGAAGCCGAGGCAAGAGGACTTCAACAAAGAATCTGGATGGTAATATTGGTGGGAAATGGCTCCAATgaggtttggactttggacaaATCCAAAGGAACTTGTGCAGTGGCTATCAAGGGAACATGGCCTTGGGAAGGATATTTTTACTTCTCTGAAACAATTTCAGTATCTGAAACTTTTGAAACAGGATAGAATTCATATTAGTATAGCTCATTATCTGACCAACCATACCAGAGTTAACAAATTTTGTGGCCCTTTCACAGAGAGTATGTTGGATACTATGGTTATGTGATCTGTAATTTATACTTCCTTACcatcaaaaaagagaaaaaaaaaaatctaatatcTGTACACAGGCCTAAATGGATAATCCATATCAGATTCAATAACATGGCATAATTTTAATGGTCTCGCTCAAGTTTGGGGCTGAGTCTTGTGATATTGTATGGGCTGGATTGGCCCAGAAACGTGGTTGTGTAGGCCCATATGAAAAGCTGCAAACTGATATAGGGATTAACTAAAGAATGTGTGTTTTCGTCATTTGACATGCAGTAGCTGGTTTTGCCAAACATAGAAATGCAAACTCATTTGAACCGGAATTGATAAATTATTTGATAATTGGCTTTATTCTGGTTTTAAAAGGTGTGGTACGGTTCGATTTTGAATCAATTAAAACCGATATGCTATTGAACCGATTATACATACTAAACCAATTAGAGAAATGAAATCATTTACTTGAAACACGTCCTAATCTGTTAAATTGAGAGGAACATCTCATGGTTCGGATAAAGAAGGGCTCACATGTCTGGAAGGAGAGAGAATCTGTCTAAGTACATATGATACCGGCAATATGTAGATCATTAACAGTTAAAAGGCTTTTTCCATTagtttttgggccaaaattgaTATTTCCGTGTTTAGTGGGGTTGCATTAATTTGACAGTCTATCGGAAGGGGTGTCCCTGgtaatttcccaaaaaaaaaaaaaaaccctccttAAAGATTTTATACAACTCGTCCTCCATAGGAGGGTGCCCAAGGGCTCCTCATGATGGCACCCTTCTTTCCATTGCTACGGAGGCCGAGTTGTATAAAATCTTTAAGGAGGATtatccgataccgattcttTGAACCATGTTGTTGAGAAGTTTGGAGCAGAGActcagagaggctgtttccaaattcAAATCTGCGACCACtttgtcacaatggagcaaccttaatcTTGTGCCAAAGCCTGCCCTCTTTCATACCTACTACACTACTTATATTAATTTTCTTGTCATGTTGTTTATATAACTGAAACCCAGATTTCCCCATGGATAAAGAATCATAACTCTTGTTAGAATACTATAGATGCCATGCTTGAGGAGTGTTAAATTTCAaagattttttattcttctctttttgttcttttattcaaAGATTTGTAGATCTTGCAACAAGAAGTTTCATTAATTTTCTGCTGTCTTACTAacttcaaagaagaaaaaacagccCAAAATGATGATCAAAGAGCATACATGGCCCCTAAACAGAATTGGGTTCAATCAATTCCAATTCAAATTGGTCAATTTCAATTTGGTTTCTGAAACCATGGTTCATGATATCAGATCGATTGTTTTGAAACTTTATTAGGTCAAAAGGTCAAACAATGAAGAGTGGCCATTCTTTCTTCATTAAATCCATGCATCCTCCATGAATAGCATTTTTCCTCATAAAGCAGTGGCCATAGCTTCACCATCTGGGTCATTACGAGCACAAACATCCTCAACTAACATCAGAACATCTAAACAGAGAataacagaaataaaaataactTGGAAATTGAATTTTTCAAAGCATGCAAACTACATAAATACCCTTCAAAGTGTATAAACCCTAACAATGCAAAAGAAGCAcaataaaatacttaaaatttgctagttctttctgattttacccagtttggtcattttttagggGGAAAAtcttataaattttgattttacctTCTATAATGTGTCGGTAGGTAATGTTCCATGACTTAGAAAAATATTGGAGCAAGACACTCCTAGAGGTGTATCTGCCACTAGCATTTTGCCCAAACTTGGTGAAATTCATAATTGTTATATTTCCTCCATTAGCTAAACATCCATCCATGTGGGCTCACAACAATTGACAGTATAAAGTGCTGCATGATTTGAAGTCTTTATGTGGATTCTAGTACAAGATAAGTTGTTGAGTCATGAAGCATTGCAATCTCAGACTGTGTTCTCTGCAATTCAGGTGTGGAATCTGCTATTCATTTATTAATCTGTAGCAGATTTGCAATGCAGGTATGAAGTATTTTTCTTAAACTATTGGATATGGACTGAGATATGCCTTCGTAAATCAAGGATTGGATTACCTTATGACCATGTTATAAATTTTTAAGGAAAGGGGGAATTTATTAAAGCGAAAGAGCAAACTACAAAATTGAAGTCAAAACGCCAGCCTTCAACCAGTCAAAAATGATGATACATAAAAAACCAAGGAAGGGGGAAGAATCAGGACTTTTAAGGCAAAAGAAATTCAGTTTGGTTGATAAGTAAGGATGTGGGTTTCAGGTTCAGGGATTGGACTTTGGAATCTCAAGAAACCAAAATGATTTCAAGACATCAATTTTTGGCCAAATTTTAAGAGATTTTGCAGAGTTAGGATATGATGAGAAGGAGATTGTAGATGGGAGTTGGAGTTCCATGTTTGAGCTTTGTTTCTGTGTTTTTCCTTTTGGCATTCTTATGGGTTTAAAGATGGGTTGAATGGTTTCTTATTCTGTAATGGCAGCATAAATCATTAAAATTCTATCTTTCAAAACACGCCTGTGAAAAAGTCAGTTAACCTTGGTTGACCGTTATCTCTGGGTAGACAAGAAGGACATGGAAGTTTCTTAGCCACACAAACCTATAAGTCTCTGTCATTAGTTATTCACAcaagaagagggaagaacaaGGGGCCTTAACAATTAATACCTTACTCTGAGACTGGAGATGAAACTTTACTTGCCTGATTACCTGAGCACTAACATCAAAACTTGagtccccccctctccccctctcacTCTTCTCCTGCTTGCTTCATCAAAATTTTGGAGATGCATtcaaaagatgaagagaagcTTCTGAAACACAGATTTTCGAGTTGCTTTGATGATGATTTGCGGCGGGCTTATGCGGATTCGGAGTGGACTGGGACTATGGCTTATCGATCCTGGAAACATGTTCTAAGAAGCACCGGCGGCAACGAATCACACACCAGCCGATTGTACAAGGAAGCTGTGGGAAGAGTGGAGAAAAAAGCCAGAGCTGTCTATGTGGAAGAAGACACAACCAGTAAGGATGAATTCGTGCAAATAATGATAGAACAAGGTTGTTTCATACTACAAGTAGTCTTATGCTCCTTGGGTGGTCCAAAGCTATTGGGTTATCCTCCAAATGATCCATTTTTCGGTGAGAACAGATGGAACAAGGAACAGATCAGACGCTGGGTCACATCTATATTTTCTGTCAAGAAGCAAATCCCACTTGTAGTCCTCAAGGTGTTGATGAAACAGAGTTTCTTTCAAAATGTACTGAAACAGGGGAATTGGAAACGGCACAATGACTTGGCCAGAATGGCTTTGTATGATTTCCTAGTAGAACCAATGCTAGATAACCCAGTGAAGAACCAAGGAAACTCTAAGAGGAGATTTCTTGGCTTTTTCGACAAGAGGAGCCATTGGCATCAAGAACATCCCACTACTCCCCTCCATGCTCTTTGGTTGCTGCTGGCAGGACCAGGCTCTCGTGGTGCCAACCATGTTCAAGCAGATGATCAGGGTGACCCATATAAAAACTTCACCACGGTACGCAGTGCTATGGAGCTGCAAGCAGCAGGAATCACTTTCAGGAGTGAAGAGGGAATGGGCACTAGACAGATAAAGTTCGAAGAAAGGATGTTAGAGGCTCATCTTTACCTCCCCTGCATCTACATGGAACCTGACACTATGGCTTTGTTCCAAAGTTTGATCTTTTACGAAGCTGCAGTTGATTTGGAGAGAAACCGGTGTGAGGTTTCTGCATATATAAGCTTCATGAAAGACCTCATTCGCAGTCGTGATGATGTCAAAGTCCTTGTTACACAAGGTATCATCGATACTGATCCTGAATATGAAGAACTATTGCCGTATATATTATCGAAGTTGAACCCATTAGAGGTGGGAAACAGGCACAATCTTGGTGCCATTCGGCGTCAGATTCGTAGGTATGTGAAGCCAAGCATTCGGCCAAAGGTAATGTATCTTGCTGTTATAGGTGTTGTTCTTACCTTGGTGCAGACCATATACACTGTCCTTAACTATCAtcactctctcaactgatcaaaACTGATAGAGAATGGTTCAGCAATGAAAAAGCAAAGGAATAATGGATGGAAATCCTATCTGCTATTTttcattgattttgttttattgtttgttatttcttctcttgtttgGTGCCATTTTTTGTATTTAAAATGGCTTATTTACATTGGATAGTATGCGACGAGAGTCATTGGTTTTCAGCAAATAGGGGGTGGTTTAACTAATACAACCCAAATTAGGATGGTTTATAATGGTTCAACCATATCGTCTGGTCTGGTTTTCAGAAAAAGCATCATGCTAGCAAGCATGCACCATGTACTGGTCAAGTGGTGAAAATTGGAGCTCCAATTCAATCTATAGCGCACCTTCTATTTTGTTGTTTGTCTTATATTTTAGGCTACCAACAGAATGCTAGAGATATCCAAGTTTGAAGCGTTATATTGAGATTCAGTCCAATGTTTCTCACTTTCTCCtaagttaggggtgtcaattagTCGGTTGGGCCCAGTTTCAGTTGGGTTGAACTGGTTTTGGGTTGGTACTGGGCCAACTGAAATCAAACCGCCAAGTAAGTTAGCCCAACCGAAACCGTCCAAACCAACTGATTGACATCCCTAGTAAGGATTCTTGGACATAATGAGAGAGTATGCCTAAAAATGCTCATATGGACATCAACACTGGGTTTGAAGAAACATTTTTAAACAGTTCATAATTATTCAAAAGTTTGTGTTTTTTCATATTTGAGTTtgcaattatatttttatttatattgacACAGATTGAACTTCAAACTTTGCTGTACCTCCTAAACTAATAATTATAAATAGGATCAGCATATCGATGGTCAAAGCATACACACAGATTGAGtcaatttatcttttgaatttTGGTTTCATCCCAAACATTATCCTCTATAGatagttttatttcttcttccttgctaAAAAGGATAAAGCATGGCCCTAAGAGCAGAGATTGTGGTATTCTCACTAGTGCAGGCCACGCTTGACAAATTGGCATTGCCTTTAACTGCAAGATTTTGGATCAGTATGGAATGTTAATAATGACCATTTGGGTGAGCTCTCTAGTACACACAGAGAATCAAAGCAATGCTTAGTTTCATCGAGGAGGCACAGATAATAAGTGTGCTTCTGAAGATCTGCCTCAGAGATCTTAGAAATGTTGTCTCTTCGTGTTGCTAATGTTGGATATGTATCGATCAAACCCGGTTtaataataaaatgtttatttctttttacgTATGACATGCATTTTTATTAGGCTTGTAAGTTGTTCCATggattttcacccaaaacagTTCTCGGCTAGGTACAGGACCGGACATAAAGTAGCTCCTTTGCATTTCCAACCAAGCCAAGCCACTAGACATCTTGCTCAACTACAACACACAAGGAATGTCATTTGTTTCTCCTTCGGCCTTTCTCCTGTTATGAGCAACTCCCCTTCAATAGCAACAAAGTTACATCTcttccataaaataaaataaaaagttacCTCTAAAATTTGTTAGATATCCATGTTAGAAAACTCTGTTTGGAGAAAGAAACTTCAAACTGCTTTGAACGCGATCTcgctatcttaaaggagatatttgccccACACGACAAATTCACCTTTAGGactcaacaaagcaataaaaataaaaaacacagaaCTCCGGAGCACCTCTTCTGAATAAACATATCTATTCATATTTATTCATTTTGTATTTAGACCATTAGATCGATTGCCATCCGATCTAACGGCTACAGCCCACGCCGCGCATGCGCGTGTGCGGACGGCTACACCGTCCTTGCATATACACCGTCGAATGTCTCCCTTTTCCGATTTAActaaagagataaagaaggtaacataataaatatcatttataactcttgtagtTTTTCGATGAGGCACTAAAACACTTTacccaaataacaaaatatttatttaatctctcgtcttattacaatctatctaacaatCCATCCACCACAAATATTGCAGTTTGTTGTGTGCAAAAGTGTAATGTGTTGGCTCCTACTGAAGTGATTGAGAGTAACTGGATCGAACTTGAAATTAATTTCCCTTCTCACCACGGTTATTTGAAAAGATTAACATAAACCCTTTAGTTATGGTGAGTTCTGCGGACCCCAAGAAGAGATCCCCAAAAACCTGAATCTGGCTTCAGGGCCATGACCTCCGATATTTTTAGCTACATTTGATCAAATCATGACTATACACTCCCACATTACACTATGGAACATCAAATCACCCATTTTCTGAGAAAAAGTTTACaatttctttcactttttaGGATAATGGTAGCTAAGCATGGCGCAGAAGGTCTGTAGAAATGTGAGGATAACCGTAATGACGATGAGATTCATAACCTTACCCCAATTGCTTGGCTTCACATAGCTACGAATCTTACGCCGGACATCGACCATGTGCTGGTTGTCTCCCACCTCATCTGGCAGATTTAGACTCTGTAACATTCCCGGTAGATCTTCCTCTCCTTTAGGATCTGCATTCACAATCCCCTGCATCGCAAGCACTTTGGCATCATCAGGTGTACGGACGAGCTCACCCATCAGCTTCAAATAGGAACAAACCTCACGCTGGGTCTTCCCCAATTCAATCTCGACCTCGTAATCGATCAAGTGCTTGAACAATGTCTCTGTGTTGGGTTCAATTGTGATGGAAGGAAGAGATAGAACTGCATTGatcattttctctttaaattctattcctctGCTGCCCTTCCCCTTGTTATTCTTGAAGGTAATCTCCACCTTCTGCAATTCCGTCGCACTCCGAACCGTGTACCAGGAACTGTTACTGTCGTCATTTTCATCTCTGTCTTCGTCGACGTTGCCGATAATGGGGCCTGGACCGGTCTGATGAAGCCAGAGAGCATGGAGAAGGGTAGGTGGTTCATGGTCTGAAAAACCCATGCTTTTGTTGATAAGACCATGGAAGAGGTGTTTCATGGAATTCCTTTTGTGACCTGAGCCTTCAAGCATAGGTTCCACCAATTGATCATACAAAACCATCCTCGCCATGTCTTTGGGCCGAAACCACTTTTTTCTTGATTTCAATACCTCCTGGAAGAAGCTCTGTTTCATCAATACCTTGAGGACTACAAGGGGAAGCTGGCTTCTGATGCCAAACAGAGAGGGGACCCAAGCTTTAACCAGATCCGTGCTCCAATCCTTATTTAGCTTCTCTGGAGCACCACCTAAAGAGATCAAGGCAACTTGAAGTATGAAGCAGCCATGATCGACCATTCTGCGCACGAATTCGTCGCCACAGGGGACAGGATTGAAGCGGTCCTCTTTACATATTTTTCGAGCTTGTTCCTCTACTGCTTCCACCGCTTTTGTGATTCCGGCGATTTCATCAGTTCCGGTTCTTTCCCGGACAATCTCCCATGCTCTGCGAACATCGGGTTGGGAAAATGATCCGACAAAGAACATACCCAAACGTGGCTCTTGTTGTTGGCATGGCTGCAAATTCGATTTGCTAAGGTAGTAGGagcatttcttcatcttcacagTGTGAGGTGGTAGTCCTTGGTTTGAGGAGGTGTTGTTGCTCAGCTTTCTTtgtattttgggctatttaaaaTTGAAGTAGAAGCCGTAGTTCAGTGAGGTAGGAGGAGCAATTTCTTCACATTCAGGAACTTCAAGGAGCTTTCGTCCATGACTACTGGGGAATTGATGCTGAATTTTCACTTCGTGGATTCTCTCTTTCCACGGTGGTTTCACAGAAGGTGAGTTcataagaagaggaaaaaaaaaattaaaaaataaaggaaattcAGAGCAATCAGAGAAGGTGTTGACCCAACCTTTTGGGTCTTCTAAAATATCTAGAATTTTGTTAGCCAAAGTGCATGACCCAGTGGAGGATGAAATTTGTATCCTTTTTTGTCTGAAGTAAAACAGTATAGCGTTACATGGGGTGGGGAATTAAGAGATGATCATACAAAAATTCCTCTAGTCAAGTGTGTGGAATGCAAATATGTTTTGGATAAATGTTTCCTGCAAAGGAGTGTAGCGCTTGGCTCGAGAGGCCCAGAGGGGGACAAAATGACCACTCCACCCCTATGAAATGTAAAATGAAGTCTCTATTGATGCCAATGTGCACTCTCCCATTGACACTCGCTAGTGCAAAAACCACACTCCTCCACAGAAAACACTTCCATGTATGTTTTTTATGGATTAATCGAAAGCGGAACAGCTAGCTATCGACTTGGTTTAAGGGTTGGGCCTTGAACTGATCGGTTCAACAATTGGGCATGAACATGGATTCCCTAGGGCCGGACTGCAATTCCATTAACAAGTTGAGGGgcttccttgatgaagtgatcTTTTTTGCATTCCTAATGCCAATAATGAAGGAGCTGCCATTTAAGCTATTTTGGAAGTCATGTAACTAATCATGTAACATTGAAAGAATTTTTATTGAACAATAAGCTTCTAATCTGAAATCATAGCAAATAACAGCTCCACCACTCAATACCAAAACTAGTATCAAACTCAATTGGGGATCATCTAGATTCTATCTGTTTCTTGCGGGGTGAGAGGTGAGACTCattctgacaaaaaaaaaactaaactctCCCTCACATCCTGGTCAGTTATTTGCTATCCAAAAAATTTAGCTGATCCAGTCTAATCCACAATAGAATCTTTAtaattagattagattagagTTTATTATGAAACCCTAATCAATTATAGGAAGGGATTTTAAAGGCCAAATATTTCAATGCCAATATGCTTCTAGTCACAACATACAAAAAAGGTCACGGATATGGGGCTGCTATAAGGCATTGTGTGACTCAGGAGATCGAGTCAAACTTCAATCTCCTGGGACCATGCATTCAGTAAGCAGGGTACATATCCAACTGCACTAATTGTTGATCACAACTTTAGATCTGAACCCCATGAGAAATAGTTTTGGAAAAACCTTGTGGAAGCTCAACTTACCAATGagaatcaaaatcatttatgAAAGAATTTGTTGGGGACCATTGTGCAATCACgagaaagaaatcaaacaaacaatcacacacaacacGAAAAATTTAACATGATTTAACATCCACCTGAGAGAAGGGCCATTCTCTGGCCAAGAAAGAACATACCATCTCCTTCAGAGATTGTGCAATTGCTTGATTTTTATCTCAGAAGTCCTTTTATTATCCAAACCATGGGCTCCAATGGGCAGCCCATGGTGTATTTCATTTCACCTTGCAGAAGTCTCTTTGTGAATAAAAGTTGATATCATAGGTTTCGACCATataatttgaaaagaaaatcataataTTGTAAGTTTTGATCTGACATTGTGATCACCTCGTACAGGAATATGCTCATTCGCCAAAGGAAACTAGGTGGATTTCTATGGTTGTGCTACCTTCTTAAAATTATATGcactctttgattgcaaagaaaattaaaaggaCGGAAAGTGAATTTttctaatctaaaatagaaaatctGTAATCATTATCACACGGTATTATACAATTAACACCAattcattccatatttggttatcaAATTTCACTATACTTgaaatttaagtaattaatttatataatcagcagggtaatgattacaaaagtctcatttataaatttgaaaaaattcatttttcttcccttcaatttctcttgcaaccaaaTTGACTCATTCAAACATTTTTGTTCACATCAACAAATTAAAAAGACTTATGGAATGTCAAGTTAAAGTATGAATATACTTGTCTGGGTGTGGGCAGCACCAAGGCCGCTACCTGCCCGGCCGTAGAGGATTAGAATCCGAATATGTAAGTTGGTTGCCTATTTATTTATTACCTCAGAGGCTGAGACCCAACATCAAAAGAACTCGAGTGAGTaccaccctttctctctctatgCTTGCTTCACCAAGAATGATGGAGATGAGGTGCTACCCttagaataattatcacctccaattcgcgggcacctTCAATTCCTCGATCTAATAGGAGGAAGTGGACCctaccttgggcagtgtttttgggcagggggtagggtttGTAAAGTTTGATATAAGCTTGAATTCCTCAGTACCTATTTGGTATGTGAGGCTTGCATTTATATTGTATTTGTACAAGAGGTTTACATTAAGAAGTAACTTGAGGATCACTCAAGATGAGATAAGGATAAGAGCTGTTACAGTTTAGAGTTTAATTAACGATGACTCTTGAGAGTTTGTATTGTGTAAGGACTCCTCTTGTGGCTTAGAGAGGTTATCGTGAAGAGTTACGCTTTCAGGGTTAACGTTTTTATGGTTAAAGAGGAGGATGAGAAATATTTGTCATTAAATTTGAAATTCTATGGTTGGCAAAGCTGCACCTCCGGAAGAGATGGCACCCATAATTAATGGAAATAAAGATTAGCTAGGTGAGATCTAAAACAAGCTGGAACACCACTTTTTAATGGGTTTCTTTCAAAGGAGGCATCAAGATcgatgagtctatttctttttttttttttttgttgcaacaAGTCGACAATTGGTAAGTTTTTGGATTTTAAGATGATTGGTGGTAAATTTGTGTTTCCTAGATGATTTCAAATTCACAGTTAAAGAAGTAGAAATCGTAGTCCCGTGAGGTAGAAAGAGCAATTTCTTCACATTCAGGAACTTCCAGGAGCTACTACTGAGGAATTAATGGTGAATTTTCACGCGTAGATTCTCTCTTTCCACGGTGGTTTCACTTCACAGAAGTTGAGttcataagaagaaaaa
The nucleotide sequence above comes from Telopea speciosissima isolate NSW1024214 ecotype Mountain lineage chromosome 3, Tspe_v1, whole genome shotgun sequence. Encoded proteins:
- the LOC122655978 gene encoding uncharacterized protein LOC122655978 isoform X3; this encodes MHSKDEEKLLKHRFSSCFDDDLRRAYADSEWTGTMAYRSWKHVLRSTGGNESHTSRLYKEAVGRVEKKARAVYVEEDTTSKDEFVQIMIEQGCFILQVVLCSLGGPKLLGYPPNDPFFGENRWNKEQIRRWVTSIFSVKKQIPLVVLKVLMKQSFFQNVLKQGNWKRHNDLARMALYDFLVEPMLDNPVKNQGNSKRRFLGFFDKRSHWHQEHPTTPLHALWLLLAGPGSRGANHVQADDQGDPYKNFTTVRSAMELQAAGITFRSEEGMGTRQIKFEERMLEAHLYLPCIYMEPDTMALFQSLIFYEAAVDLERNRCEVSAYISFMKDLIRSRDDVKVLVTQGIIDTDPEYEELLPYILSKLNPLEVGNRHNLGAIRRQIRRYVKPSIRPKIVNLVAIGVFLTLVQTIYTALSYHHPLH
- the LOC122655978 gene encoding uncharacterized protein LOC122655978 isoform X4 → MHSKDEEKLLKHRFSSCFDDDLRRAYADSEWTGTMAYRSWKHVLRSTGGNESHTSRLYKEAVGRVEKKARAVYVEEDTTSKDEFVQIMIEQGCFILQVVLCSLGGPKLLGYPPNDPFFGENRWNKEQIRRWVTSIFSVKKQIPLVVLKVLMKQSFFQNVLKQGNWKRHNDLARMALYDFLVEPMLDNPVKNQGNSKRRFLGFFDKRSHWHQEHPTTPLHALWLLLAGPGSRGANHVQADDQGDPYKNFTTVRSAMELQAAGITFRSEEGMGTRQIKFEERMLEAHLYLPCIYMEPDTMALFQSLIFYEAAVDLERNRCEVSAYISFMKDLIRSRDDVKVLVTQGIIDTDPEYEELLPYILSKLNPLEVGNSHNLVSIRRQIRRYVRPSIRAKMVNLVVIGVFLTLVQTIYTALSYHHPHV